One genomic region from Amycolatopsis sp. FBCC-B4732 encodes:
- a CDS encoding acyltransferase domain-containing protein yields the protein MATPTLTTEHEHTGSGHDVVPLIVSADSKAGLRSKAHRLARYLAEHPDTPFESFARSVAAEDTGRAHRAVLLSGGRDGGLRGLEALAAGQNPPDVVRGSARRAERVVFVFPGQGSQWPGMALDLLEWSPVFAGEIARCDAALAAFADWSIVDVLHGRPGAPTLDDGADVVQPVLFAVMVALAALWRSHGVEPAAVVGHSLGEVAAACATGALSHQDGMRVAARWSQAQATLSGRGDMISVPLPVADVRSRLAGRDGLDIGAVNAPSWVVVSGDSGAVEELLADLTAEGVRARRIPVGLAAHSRHIDGIRDRLLADLAPLAPSSTAVPFHSTVTEGPLDTAVLDARYWFRNLRNPVRFDEATRGLVAQGLGVFAEISPHPVLTVAVQDTIDTLDGRAVVLGSIRRREDGPRSFLGSLAAAYVSGVGVDWTAAFPGGAEPVTLPESGSDATVAAAGLLAAGHPLLGAAVELAEDGGWLFTGRLSAAQQPWLAGHTVFGRTVLPSAVLVELTLHAASELGCARIEELTQHLPVVFAEEALCLQVRIGPVDDAGARRIGVFARPDSVGAAQGGPWTRHATGIMAETAGAAGAAAPPVEWPPPGAVAEDASIARDRLRAHGIELGPEFGGLTGAWSLDGELFAEVALPVQAGSGAGYGIHPALLDSALQSVALFPAAAESEGWLASSWSGLALHTAGAPALRVRLRATGPDSVSVAATDSVGRPVFSAENVVLGALPGEYVRAPHAEPVTRTAPEGGLAARLTALPEPARAELVLDLVREHTAEVLGRDTAAGIDGDSAFSELGFESLTAVALRNRLAEATGLKLRTTLVFDYPTPDALAGHLLGALRPSTEGSDVLAGLDRLEQALFADAGGPPLHGRVKVRLRDLLFRLDGTDEAGGPEAGDAPLDAASDDEIFALLDRELDLS from the coding sequence GTGGCCACCCCGACCCTGACGACCGAGCACGAGCACACCGGCAGCGGTCACGACGTCGTGCCCCTGATCGTCTCCGCCGACAGCAAGGCGGGCCTGCGGTCGAAGGCCCACCGCCTCGCGCGCTACCTCGCCGAGCACCCCGACACGCCGTTCGAGTCGTTCGCGCGCTCGGTCGCCGCCGAGGACACCGGCCGGGCGCACCGGGCCGTGCTGCTCTCCGGCGGCCGCGACGGCGGCCTGCGCGGGCTGGAGGCCCTCGCGGCCGGGCAGAACCCGCCGGACGTCGTGCGCGGCAGCGCCCGGCGCGCCGAGCGGGTCGTGTTCGTCTTCCCCGGCCAGGGTTCGCAGTGGCCGGGCATGGCGCTGGACCTGCTGGAGTGGTCGCCGGTGTTCGCCGGGGAGATCGCGCGCTGCGACGCCGCGCTCGCCGCGTTCGCCGACTGGTCCATTGTGGACGTTCTGCACGGGCGTCCCGGCGCGCCCACGCTGGACGACGGCGCCGACGTCGTGCAGCCGGTGCTGTTCGCGGTGATGGTGGCGCTGGCCGCCCTCTGGCGTTCGCACGGCGTGGAACCCGCCGCCGTCGTCGGGCACAGCCTCGGCGAGGTCGCCGCGGCCTGCGCGACCGGCGCGCTGTCCCACCAGGACGGCATGCGGGTGGCCGCGCGGTGGAGCCAGGCGCAGGCCACGCTGTCCGGCCGCGGCGACATGATCTCCGTCCCCCTGCCGGTCGCCGACGTCCGGTCGCGGCTGGCGGGCCGGGACGGGCTCGACATCGGTGCCGTGAACGCGCCGTCGTGGGTGGTCGTCTCCGGTGATTCCGGTGCGGTGGAGGAGCTCCTGGCCGACCTGACCGCCGAGGGCGTGCGGGCCCGGCGCATCCCGGTCGGGCTGGCCGCGCACTCGCGGCACATCGACGGCATCCGCGACCGGCTGCTGGCCGACCTCGCCCCGCTCGCGCCGTCGTCGACCGCCGTCCCGTTCCACTCGACGGTGACCGAAGGCCCGCTCGACACCGCCGTCCTCGACGCCCGCTACTGGTTCCGGAACCTGCGCAACCCGGTCCGCTTCGACGAGGCCACCCGCGGGCTCGTCGCGCAGGGCCTCGGCGTCTTCGCCGAGATCAGCCCGCACCCGGTGCTCACGGTCGCGGTGCAGGACACGATCGACACGCTGGACGGCCGCGCGGTGGTGCTCGGCTCGATCCGCCGTCGTGAAGACGGCCCGCGCTCGTTCCTCGGCTCGCTCGCCGCGGCCTACGTGTCCGGCGTCGGCGTCGACTGGACGGCGGCCTTCCCCGGCGGCGCGGAGCCGGTGACGCTGCCGGAGTCCGGTTCGGACGCCACGGTCGCCGCCGCCGGCCTGCTGGCCGCCGGGCACCCGCTGCTCGGCGCGGCCGTCGAACTCGCCGAGGACGGCGGCTGGCTGTTCACCGGACGGCTGTCGGCCGCGCAGCAGCCGTGGCTGGCCGGCCACACCGTGTTCGGCCGGACCGTGCTGCCCTCGGCCGTGCTCGTCGAGCTGACCTTGCACGCCGCGTCCGAGCTGGGCTGCGCCCGGATCGAAGAGCTCACCCAGCACCTGCCGGTCGTCTTCGCCGAAGAGGCGCTGTGCCTGCAGGTGCGGATCGGCCCGGTCGACGACGCCGGGGCGCGCCGGATCGGCGTGTTCGCCCGGCCCGACTCGGTCGGCGCCGCCCAGGGCGGGCCGTGGACCCGGCACGCGACCGGGATCATGGCCGAGACCGCGGGCGCGGCGGGCGCGGCCGCACCGCCGGTCGAATGGCCGCCGCCGGGCGCGGTCGCCGAAGACGCCTCGATCGCGCGGGATCGCTTGCGGGCGCACGGGATCGAACTCGGCCCCGAGTTCGGCGGGCTCACCGGCGCCTGGTCGCTGGACGGCGAGCTGTTCGCCGAAGTGGCGTTGCCGGTGCAGGCCGGGAGCGGTGCCGGGTACGGCATCCACCCCGCGCTGCTGGACTCCGCGCTGCAGTCGGTCGCGTTGTTCCCCGCCGCGGCGGAGTCCGAGGGCTGGCTCGCGTCGTCGTGGAGCGGGCTGGCCCTGCACACGGCGGGCGCGCCGGCACTGCGCGTACGGCTGCGGGCCACCGGCCCGGACTCGGTGTCGGTGGCGGCCACCGACAGCGTGGGGCGCCCGGTCTTCTCCGCCGAAAACGTCGTGCTCGGGGCGCTGCCGGGGGAGTACGTCCGAGCTCCGCACGCCGAGCCGGTCACCCGCACCGCGCCCGAGGGCGGGCTCGCCGCGCGGCTGACCGCGCTGCCGGAGCCCGCGCGGGCCGAACTGGTGCTGGACCTGGTCCGCGAGCACACCGCGGAGGTCCTCGGCCGGGACACCGCGGCCGGGATCGACGGCGACAGCGCGTTCAGCGAGCTCGGGTTCGAGTCGCTGACGGCGGTGGCGCTGCGCAACCGGCTCGCCGAGGCGACCGGGCTGAAGCTGCGCACCACCCTGGTCTTCGACTACCCGACCCCGGACGCCCTGGCGGGGCACCTGCTCGGCGCGCTCCGGCCGTCCACCGAGGGCTCCGACGTGCTCGCCGGGCTCGACCGGCTGGAGCAGGCGCTGTTCGCGGACGCGGGCGGGCCGCCGCTGCACGGCCGGGTCAAGGTCCGGTTGCGCGACCTGCTGTTCCGGCTGGACGGCACGGACGAGGCGGGCGGCCCCGAAGCCGGGGACGCCCCGCTCGACGCCGCGTCGGACGACGAGATCTTCGCACTGCTCGACCGAGAGCTCGACCTGTCCTGA